The Pseudomonas moraviensis genome contains the following window.
TGTAGTAGCGGTACTTGCGCCAGCTGGTGTGCAGCAGGGTCAGCAAGCGATGGTTGAAAAAGTCCATGAACGCCGGACGAATCCCGCGCTCCTGAGCCTGCTCATAGGCCAGGCGATCCAGGTAATAACCGGGCAGTGGCGAGTCGGTACCGTGCAGGCCAAAGAAACTGGTCTGCAAGCGATAACGCACTTCTTCGCGATCCTCCTCAACGCGCGCCGCCTCGACCACGTCGGAAGCCGGAAAGCCCAGTCCCGCATGGCTTTGCAGGCGAACCCGACGGCGCGCCGCCGAACTCAGCGGCTGCGCTTCCAGATCGTCGCCATGCAAGGCGTGCAGATGCTCCAGCAGACGATGAAACGAGTAGTTTCGCGCGTCGGCCAGCAGCACATCGGCTAGATAACGGGTTGTCTGCCGGTCAACAGTGGCCATTCATAACGCTCGTTGTTGGTGGTATTGATCACTTCCAGGCGATGGAAGGAGTTGATGCTCGCGTACAGGGCGAAAAAGTGTGAAAGCACACTGGCGAACAGATACAGCTCGCCTTCGCAGAGAAAGGCGTTCTGGTCCAGTTGCAATCGGGTTCGCAGGCCGCGCACCGGCTGACCTTTCATCAGCCAGTCGATGGGCGTGGTCACGGCGTTGTGGATGCCATTGAGGCGTTTGCGCGTGGCGCGGGCCTGTTGCAGGTCGTGCAGGGCGGCGAAGTCATAAGCGCGGATGACTGCCTTGAGCGGCTCGGCTGACAGCAACGACAGATAGTTCAGCGACAGGTTGGAAATGAGCGTCCAGTGCAGGCTGCTATCCAGCACTGGCCGGTAGCTGCGGGTCGGTGCGATCAGGTTGGTGTAAGTGGCGAACGACGGCGTCACCTCGGTGGACAGCGATACATCTCCCACACCCAGCAACTGTGGCAAATCGCGGTTGCTGCAGGTCAATTCGATGGATGCCGCTTCATGCTCGCCGATGTACAGGCTTTCATCGCCGCGCACGAAAGCGATGCGATGACGCAAGCCTTCACGCCCGTGGGACTCTTCGATATGCGTGCGGAAGTACAGCGCAGTGCGGCCCCGCGCATGTTCGATCTCGTGCTGGAACGACTCGAACGGGGTGAAGCGCCGCAACGGATCGCCCTTGCGCTCCTTGTCGGCGGCATCCCAACCGGCCACCTTGTCGACGCTGAAAATCTCGTAGGCTTCGGGGCGGTTACCGCTGGGGCTGATACGCCGTTCCATGCTGCGTCCATCCAGCGCAATCGGATCAGCATCGTGACGGAACAGGTTGACCGCCGGCGCGCAGTACAGGTGCAGGTCACTGGTGCGCAGACGGATATCAGGCGGCATGGGCCGGCTGAACTGAAATTCAAAGCGCAGGCTGGTGGCGCTGACCTCGGGCCAGACGCGCGCCAGCTGGGTCAGGCTGAAAAAGTGAAAACGCTGCGGGAACACGAAGTACTCCTGCAGGATCCGGTAGCCATCGAACACATTGCGCGGGTAGGGCAGCAGGCCCTCTTCGGGGGTGAAACCGGGAAAGCCGATAGTCTTGGCTGGCAGGCGATAGCTTTGCGTATCGATGTGCAACGTGACGCTGTCCAGGTAGTGGGCGAGCCACAGGTACAACGTCAGCGCCGTGGCGTTGTCGCCGCCCAGATGAAAATCCAGCTGATCGCAGGCCATGCTGGTCAGCGGTTGCTCGGTCAACACCTTGAGGTCGATGCGCACCACCGAGGCCTCGCGACTGTGGGCATCGCTGACTTCCTGCAACGCCAATGGGTACAGGCTGACGTCGCTGCAGGTGCGAAACTGGCAGGTGATGTCATCCACCGGTCTGGCAAACAACGGCGTGCCCTTGGGGATCACCTGACGCTGGCTGATCGCATCCGGCAACGGTGTAAAACGGATGATGGTCGCGCTCGGCAGGGGCCGCAGGTAGTTGGGCCAGAGCATCTGCAACAGCGGGTGAGTCAGCTCCGGCAAATCGTCGTCGATCTTCATCCCCAGTTTGGCAGTGAGGAAGGCGAAGCCTTCCAGCAGCCGCTCCACGTCCGGGTCGCCGGCCTGATCACCGAGAAATTGCGCCAGTTGCGGGTTGTCCTCGGCAAACTCGCGGCCGAGTTCGCGCAAGTAGCGCAGCTCCTCGGCAAAGCGTTGTTTCAAGTCCATCGCATCCTCATCTCACGCGGGTGTAGCCGTCGCGGCCATGCATGGCCACCTCGATCTGCACCTGTTCTTCCTTGTGGTTGACCCGCACCTGGCAATCGAGGCGAAAGTTCAGCTCCAGCGGCAGGTCCGGGTCGGGCTGAAAGCGCACGCCCGTGACCTTGATGCGCGGTTCAAAAGCTTCCACCGAACGCCGGATATCGGTGCTGATGGCCACCACCAGGTCACTGGTGGCCTGGGTGACGCCGTTGAAATCGCGCAGGCCCAGTTCAGGGCTGCTTTGCGAGCAGCCCTGGCGTGAGTTGAGCACCTGTTCCAGGTGGCGTTTGATCGCCTCGACACGCTGGCGCGCCTGTTCATCCACGCTGCCAGGGCGGTAGCGCGGTGCGTCGGGTTCCAGGCGTTCGAACAGGCTGGCGCCCATTTACTGGGTGTCCAGCCGACCGACCAGTGAGATCTCGAAGTTGGCGCCCATGTACTTGAAGTGCGGGCGCACGGCCAACGACACCTGATACCAGCCTGGATTGCCTTCCACGTCCTGCACCACGACTTTTGCGGCGCGCAAGGGGCGACGGCTGCGCACATCGGACGAAGGGTTTTCCTGGTCGGCGATGTATTGTTTGAGCCAGTCATTCAGCTCGCGCTCCAGATCCTGGCGTTCCTTCCAGCTGCCGATCTGCTCGCGCTGCAGCACCTTGATGTAGTGGGCCAGGCGATTGACGATAAACAGGTATGGCAATTGGGTGCCGAGCTTGTAGTTGGTCTGGGCTTCCTGGCCTTCGCGGGTCTTGGGGAAGTTCTTCGGTTTCTGTACCGAGTTGGCGGAGAAGAACGCGGCGTTGTCGCTGTCCTTGCGCATGGTCAACGGGATAAACCCGGCTTCGGCCAGCTCGAATTCCTTGCGGTCGGAGATCAGCACTTCGGTAGGAATCTTGGCCTGCAATTGGCCGAGGGCTTCGTACAGGTGCACCGGTAAATCATCCACCGCGCCGCCGGATTGCGGGCCGATGATGTTCGGGCACCAGCGGTAGCGGGCGAAGCTGTCGGTGATGCGCGAAGCCATCAGGAACGCGGTGTTGCCCCACAGGTAATTGTCGTGGTTGCCGTCGACGGTTTCGTCATAGCCAAAGCTGCGGGCCGAATTGTCTTCGGTGCTATAGGGCGTGCGCAGCAAAAAGCGTGGCAGGGTCAGGGCCAGGTGGCGGGCGTCTTCGGATTCTCGCAGGCTGCGCCATTTGGTGTGGCGTGGGCCTTCGAAAATGTCGCTGACCTCCTTGAGGTCGGGCAGACCCTGGAAGCCTTCCAGGTTGAATAGCTCGGGGCCCGCAGCCGAGACAAACGGTGCATGGGACATGGCGCCGATGGAGGCCACATAGCTGAGCAACTTGATGTCTGGCGAGCTGGGGCCAAAGGTG
Protein-coding sequences here:
- the tssF gene encoding type VI secretion system baseplate subunit TssF, which codes for MDLKQRFAEELRYLRELGREFAEDNPQLAQFLGDQAGDPDVERLLEGFAFLTAKLGMKIDDDLPELTHPLLQMLWPNYLRPLPSATIIRFTPLPDAISQRQVIPKGTPLFARPVDDITCQFRTCSDVSLYPLALQEVSDAHSREASVVRIDLKVLTEQPLTSMACDQLDFHLGGDNATALTLYLWLAHYLDSVTLHIDTQSYRLPAKTIGFPGFTPEEGLLPYPRNVFDGYRILQEYFVFPQRFHFFSLTQLARVWPEVSATSLRFEFQFSRPMPPDIRLRTSDLHLYCAPAVNLFRHDADPIALDGRSMERRISPSGNRPEAYEIFSVDKVAGWDAADKERKGDPLRRFTPFESFQHEIEHARGRTALYFRTHIEESHGREGLRHRIAFVRGDESLYIGEHEAASIELTCSNRDLPQLLGVGDVSLSTEVTPSFATYTNLIAPTRSYRPVLDSSLHWTLISNLSLNYLSLLSAEPLKAVIRAYDFAALHDLQQARATRKRLNGIHNAVTTPIDWLMKGQPVRGLRTRLQLDQNAFLCEGELYLFASVLSHFFALYASINSFHRLEVINTTNNERYEWPLLTGRQPVI
- the tssE gene encoding type VI secretion system baseplate subunit TssE codes for the protein MGASLFERLEPDAPRYRPGSVDEQARQRVEAIKRHLEQVLNSRQGCSQSSPELGLRDFNGVTQATSDLVVAISTDIRRSVEAFEPRIKVTGVRFQPDPDLPLELNFRLDCQVRVNHKEEQVQIEVAMHGRDGYTRVR
- the tssC gene encoding type VI secretion system contractile sheath large subunit; the encoded protein is MESAAAQILVADEQPSLLDQLLANTTMRPSQEGYAVARQGVAAFISEILQSGDHQQPVNKHRVDQMIAEIDRAVSKQMDVILHQPQFQQLESAWRGLKLLVDRTDFRENIKLEMLHVTKEELLDDFDNAGDITRSGLYKHVYTAGYGQFGGEPVGAIVGNYTFGPSSPDIKLLSYVASIGAMSHAPFVSAAGPELFNLEGFQGLPDLKEVSDIFEGPRHTKWRSLRESEDARHLALTLPRFLLRTPYSTEDNSARSFGYDETVDGNHDNYLWGNTAFLMASRITDSFARYRWCPNIIGPQSGGAVDDLPVHLYEALGQLQAKIPTEVLISDRKEFELAEAGFIPLTMRKDSDNAAFFSANSVQKPKNFPKTREGQEAQTNYKLGTQLPYLFIVNRLAHYIKVLQREQIGSWKERQDLERELNDWLKQYIADQENPSSDVRSRRPLRAAKVVVQDVEGNPGWYQVSLAVRPHFKYMGANFEISLVGRLDTQ